The following proteins come from a genomic window of Balearica regulorum gibbericeps isolate bBalReg1 chromosome 9, bBalReg1.pri, whole genome shotgun sequence:
- the MLF1 gene encoding myeloid leukemia factor 1 isoform X1: protein MFGGLGRCFEEDPFFRDPFAAHHEYMRQMMRSFSDPFGRDPFLSITDGGERTVDRRARQDSQVALRGNRRATSCSFMPFAGFGRVDADFGEPFFAMDRMMSNMRNSMLEMQRKFDDLSIHPDAHTFSSSSVMTYSKIGDEPPKVFQASAQTRTAPGGVKETRKALKDSESGLEKMAIGHHIHDRAHVIKKSKNSKTGDEEMNQEFINLDETEAQTFDEEWQKEIMKFKPSRTRCTLEAPKYRSIHHIPKEGGLRREKPLAVAGSRDPRAPVENLNVKGTHVPIKSSKK from the exons ATGTTCGGCGGCCTGGGGCGCTGCTTCGAGGAGGACCCCTTCTTCCG CGATCCTTTTGCTGCACACCATGAATATATGCGGCAGATGATGAGAAGCTTTTCTGATCCTTTTGGACGAGATCCATTTCTCAGTATAACAGATGGTGGGGAGAGAACAGTAGATCGAAGAGCACGCCAGGACTCTCAGGTTGCTCTAAGAGGAAATCGCAga GCAACAAGCTGCTCCTTCATGCCCTTTGCAGGCTTTGGTAGAGTG GATGCAGATTTTGGGGAACCTTTTTTTGCCATGGACAGGATGATGTCAAATATGAGAAACAGTATGctggaaatgcaaagaaaattt GATGACCTGTCCATCCATCCAGATGCACACACATTCAGCTCCTCCTCTGTGATGACCTACTCCAAAATAGGGGATGAACCACCAAAAGTTTTCCAAGCTTCAGCTCAGACACGCACAGCTCCAGGAGGT GTTAAGGAGACAAGAAAAGCACTTAAGGATTCTGAAAGTGGACTGGAAAAAATGGCTATTGGTCATCATATTCATGATCGTGCTCATGTcattaaaaaatcaaagaacaGCAAGACAGGTGATGAGGAAATGAACCAAGAATTCATCAACCTGGATGAAA ctgaggCCCAGACCTTTGATGAAGAGTGGCAGAAAGAGATTATGAAGTTCAAGCCATCTAGAACTAGATGCACTTTAGAAGCTccaaaatacagaagtattCATCACATACCCAAGGAAGGTGGATTAAGAAG AGAGAAACCACTTGCAGTTGCGGGTTCCAGGGACCCCAGAGCTCCTGTGGAGAATCTCAATGTGAAAGGAACGCATGTGCccatcaaaagcagcaaaaaataa
- the MLF1 gene encoding myeloid leukemia factor 1 isoform X2, which translates to MFGGLGRCFEEDPFFRDPFAAHHEYMRQMMRSFSDPFGRDPFLSITDGGERTVDRRARQDSQVALRGNRRDADFGEPFFAMDRMMSNMRNSMLEMQRKFDDLSIHPDAHTFSSSSVMTYSKIGDEPPKVFQASAQTRTAPGGVKETRKALKDSESGLEKMAIGHHIHDRAHVIKKSKNSKTGDEEMNQEFINLDETEAQTFDEEWQKEIMKFKPSRTRCTLEAPKYRSIHHIPKEGGLRREKPLAVAGSRDPRAPVENLNVKGTHVPIKSSKK; encoded by the exons ATGTTCGGCGGCCTGGGGCGCTGCTTCGAGGAGGACCCCTTCTTCCG CGATCCTTTTGCTGCACACCATGAATATATGCGGCAGATGATGAGAAGCTTTTCTGATCCTTTTGGACGAGATCCATTTCTCAGTATAACAGATGGTGGGGAGAGAACAGTAGATCGAAGAGCACGCCAGGACTCTCAGGTTGCTCTAAGAGGAAATCGCAga GATGCAGATTTTGGGGAACCTTTTTTTGCCATGGACAGGATGATGTCAAATATGAGAAACAGTATGctggaaatgcaaagaaaattt GATGACCTGTCCATCCATCCAGATGCACACACATTCAGCTCCTCCTCTGTGATGACCTACTCCAAAATAGGGGATGAACCACCAAAAGTTTTCCAAGCTTCAGCTCAGACACGCACAGCTCCAGGAGGT GTTAAGGAGACAAGAAAAGCACTTAAGGATTCTGAAAGTGGACTGGAAAAAATGGCTATTGGTCATCATATTCATGATCGTGCTCATGTcattaaaaaatcaaagaacaGCAAGACAGGTGATGAGGAAATGAACCAAGAATTCATCAACCTGGATGAAA ctgaggCCCAGACCTTTGATGAAGAGTGGCAGAAAGAGATTATGAAGTTCAAGCCATCTAGAACTAGATGCACTTTAGAAGCTccaaaatacagaagtattCATCACATACCCAAGGAAGGTGGATTAAGAAG AGAGAAACCACTTGCAGTTGCGGGTTCCAGGGACCCCAGAGCTCCTGTGGAGAATCTCAATGTGAAAGGAACGCATGTGCccatcaaaagcagcaaaaaataa